Proteins encoded in a region of the Streptomyces akebiae genome:
- a CDS encoding alpha/beta hydrolase: MKKRAAALCGAAAVLAGMVTAVPAGASGALAAAPAAKLAWKKCATGDYPTLQCTTLKVPLNHHEPHGRKITLALSRVPHTAKKYQGPLVVNPGGPGGSGRTLAGFVASSLPKKVAAQYDVIGFDPRGVGASKPALTCRPGHFAPVRADSLPADVKTERANLKRAKAFADACAKKYADVLPFIDTISSVRDMDAIRAALGAKKINYFGYSYGTYLGAVYAKLFPHRLRRAVLDSVVDPSGVWYDDNLQQDLAFNDRHRALMAWIAKNHRTYRLGTDPEKIEAKWYAMRAALARKPADGKVGPSELEDTFLPGGYYDGYWPHLAEAFAAYANKKNDDPLVEAYENFGAVDAAGDNGYSVYASVQCRDARWPRDWAEWRDDNWAVYEKAPFMAWNNAWYNAPCAFWPTEALNPVDVSNTALPPVLILQATDDAATPYEGGVVTHQLLRGSSLVVEQGGGNHGISLAGNACLDKHLVAYLTDGSVPRGTGEADAVCAKLPDPKPLSTKAASASSRGSTLHGLLGFRR; the protein is encoded by the coding sequence ATGAAGAAACGCGCAGCTGCTCTGTGCGGTGCCGCCGCCGTGTTGGCCGGAATGGTCACGGCGGTCCCGGCCGGCGCGAGCGGCGCTCTCGCCGCCGCGCCGGCGGCGAAGCTCGCCTGGAAGAAGTGCGCCACCGGCGACTACCCGACGCTCCAGTGCACCACCCTGAAAGTGCCGTTGAACCACCACGAGCCGCACGGCAGGAAGATCACGCTCGCCCTGTCCCGCGTCCCGCACACCGCGAAGAAGTACCAGGGCCCCCTGGTGGTCAATCCGGGCGGGCCCGGCGGCAGCGGCCGCACCCTGGCCGGATTCGTCGCGTCCTCGCTGCCGAAGAAGGTGGCGGCGCAGTACGACGTCATCGGTTTCGACCCGCGCGGCGTCGGCGCCAGCAAGCCCGCGCTCACCTGCCGGCCCGGTCATTTCGCGCCGGTGCGCGCCGACTCACTGCCGGCCGACGTCAAGACCGAGCGGGCCAATCTCAAGCGCGCCAAGGCCTTCGCCGACGCCTGCGCGAAGAAATACGCTGACGTGCTGCCGTTCATCGACACGATCAGCTCCGTCAGGGACATGGACGCCATCCGCGCGGCCCTCGGCGCCAAGAAGATCAACTACTTCGGCTACTCGTACGGCACGTACCTGGGCGCCGTGTACGCCAAGCTCTTCCCCCACCGGCTTCGCCGCGCGGTGCTGGACTCCGTCGTCGACCCCTCGGGCGTCTGGTACGACGACAACCTGCAGCAGGACCTGGCGTTCAACGACCGCCACCGGGCGCTGATGGCCTGGATCGCCAAGAACCACAGGACGTACCGGCTCGGCACCGATCCGGAGAAGATCGAGGCCAAGTGGTACGCGATGCGGGCGGCGCTGGCCCGCAAGCCCGCGGACGGCAAGGTGGGGCCCTCCGAGCTGGAGGACACCTTCCTGCCCGGCGGCTACTACGACGGCTACTGGCCCCATCTCGCCGAGGCGTTCGCCGCCTACGCCAACAAGAAGAACGACGACCCGCTGGTCGAGGCGTACGAGAACTTCGGCGCCGTCGACGCCGCCGGTGACAACGGCTACAGCGTCTACGCCTCGGTGCAGTGCCGCGACGCCCGCTGGCCGCGCGACTGGGCCGAGTGGCGCGACGACAACTGGGCGGTGTACGAGAAGGCGCCCTTCATGGCCTGGAACAACGCCTGGTACAACGCGCCCTGCGCGTTCTGGCCGACCGAGGCCCTGAACCCGGTGGACGTCTCGAACACCGCGCTGCCGCCGGTCCTGATCCTCCAGGCGACGGACGACGCGGCCACCCCGTACGAGGGCGGAGTCGTCACGCACCAACTGCTGCGGGGCTCCAGTCTGGTGGTCGAGCAGGGCGGCGGGAACCACGGCATCTCGTTGGCCGGCAACGCCTGCCTGGACAAGCACCTGGTGGCGTACCTGACCGATGGCAGCGTGCCGCGCGGCACGGGCGAGGCCGACGCCGTCTGCGCCAAACTCCCCGACCCGAAGCCCCTGAGCACCAAGGCCGCGTCCGCCTCGTCCCGGGGCTCGACGCTGCACGGCCTGCTGGGCTTCCGCCGCTGA
- a CDS encoding class I SAM-dependent methyltransferase, with the protein MSVTSRYREAWEGFWREASDEPGAVFWDAGPERTAAVHLALFEPYLTSADLPLVDLGCGNGTQTRFLADRFPRVIGADLSTAALDLARRADPDGRAAYRVLDAVDKTDAEALHAELGDANVYVRGVLHQCEPDDRQRLVDTVATLLGERGRVCLVELAETAKGVLMGLAADPAGPPAKLAPVFRHGIAPGEVSDAAIPEYLGAAGLTVVTSGELPLVTTEHTAEGTRIELPSRWYVAGRTA; encoded by the coding sequence ATGAGCGTGACGAGTCGGTACCGGGAAGCCTGGGAGGGGTTCTGGCGGGAGGCGTCCGACGAACCGGGTGCCGTCTTCTGGGACGCCGGACCCGAACGGACCGCGGCCGTCCATCTGGCGCTCTTCGAACCGTATCTGACCTCCGCCGACCTCCCGCTCGTCGACCTCGGCTGCGGCAACGGCACCCAGACCCGCTTCCTGGCCGACCGCTTCCCCCGCGTGATCGGCGCCGACCTCTCCACCGCCGCCCTCGACCTGGCCCGCCGAGCCGACCCCGACGGCCGGGCCGCCTACCGTGTGCTCGACGCGGTCGACAAGACGGATGCCGAAGCCCTCCACGCCGAGCTCGGCGACGCCAACGTCTATGTGCGCGGCGTCCTCCACCAGTGCGAGCCCGACGACCGCCAACGCCTCGTCGACACCGTCGCCACGCTGCTGGGCGAACGCGGCCGGGTCTGCCTCGTCGAACTCGCCGAGACCGCGAAAGGCGTCCTCATGGGCCTCGCGGCCGATCCGGCAGGCCCACCGGCCAAACTCGCCCCGGTCTTCCGGCACGGCATCGCCCCGGGCGAGGTCAGCGACGCGGCGATCCCGGAGTACCTGGGCGCGGCCGGCCTCACCGTGGTCACCAGCGGCGAACTTCCCCTGGTCACCACGGAACACACGGCCGAGGGAACCCGGATCGAGCTGCCGTCGAGGTGGTATGTGGCGGGGCGCACGGCCTAG
- a CDS encoding SRPBCC family protein: protein MAQVEATTERVVAADAETVFDTLAEYSGAREKLMPQHFSEYEVREGGDGEGTLVHWKLQATSKRVRDCLLEVTEPSDGELVEKDRNSSMVTVWRVTPAGQGSSRVVVTTTWQGAGGIGGFFEKTFAPKGLARIYDALLANLAAEVEK, encoded by the coding sequence ATGGCGCAGGTCGAGGCCACGACTGAACGAGTCGTCGCGGCGGACGCGGAGACGGTGTTCGACACTCTGGCCGAGTACAGCGGCGCGCGCGAGAAGCTGATGCCGCAGCACTTCAGCGAGTACGAGGTGCGCGAGGGCGGCGACGGCGAGGGCACCCTCGTCCACTGGAAGCTCCAGGCGACCAGCAAGCGCGTCCGTGACTGCCTCCTGGAGGTCACCGAGCCCTCCGACGGCGAGCTCGTCGAGAAGGACCGCAACTCCTCCATGGTCACCGTCTGGCGGGTCACCCCGGCGGGCCAGGGCAGCTCCCGCGTCGTCGTCACCACCACCTGGCAGGGCGCCGGCGGCATCGGCGGCTTCTTCGAGAAGACCTTCGCCCCCAAGGGCCTCGCCCGTATCTACGACGCCCTGCTCGCCAACCTGGCCGCCGAGGTCGAGAAGTAA
- a CDS encoding Rv2578c family radical SAM protein yields MRWDHLAENPATARDAALFGADVVTSRTFDTPEFRGMTFHEVRAKTIVNRVPGASRMPFEWTVNPYRGCSHACVYCFARRTHSYLDLDTGLDFDSQIVVKINAPDLLRRQLASPRWHGEHIAMGTNVDCYQRAEGRYRLMPGIIAALRDHANPFSILTKGTLILRDLDLIRQAAEVTEVGISVSVGFTDPELWRTVEPGTPAPERRLDVVRAFTDLGIGCGVLMAPVLPFLSDHPDRLRATVRAIAASGATSVTPLVLHLRPGAREWYTAWLQRHHPHLVRRYELLYAEGAYAPKWYQRQITRQVHELAQEYGMGPRRAELPRRTPAREPVAPEPVPDTAPTQLTLL; encoded by the coding sequence ATGCGCTGGGACCATCTGGCCGAGAACCCCGCCACGGCCCGGGACGCCGCGCTGTTCGGCGCGGACGTGGTGACGAGCCGCACCTTCGACACCCCCGAGTTCCGCGGCATGACCTTCCACGAGGTCCGCGCGAAGACGATCGTGAACCGGGTGCCGGGAGCCTCCCGGATGCCGTTCGAATGGACCGTGAACCCCTACCGGGGCTGTTCGCACGCGTGCGTCTACTGCTTCGCCCGCAGGACCCACAGCTATCTGGACCTCGACACGGGCCTGGACTTCGACTCACAGATCGTGGTGAAGATCAACGCACCCGACCTGCTGCGCCGACAGCTCGCCTCACCGCGCTGGCACGGCGAGCACATCGCCATGGGCACCAACGTGGACTGCTACCAGCGCGCCGAGGGACGCTACCGCCTGATGCCGGGCATCATCGCCGCCCTGCGCGATCACGCGAACCCCTTCTCGATCCTGACCAAGGGCACACTGATCCTGCGCGACCTGGACCTGATCCGGCAGGCCGCCGAGGTCACCGAGGTCGGCATCTCGGTCTCCGTCGGCTTCACCGACCCCGAGCTGTGGCGCACGGTGGAGCCGGGCACGCCCGCCCCGGAGCGCCGGCTCGACGTGGTGCGGGCCTTCACCGACCTCGGTATCGGCTGCGGGGTGCTGATGGCCCCCGTGCTGCCCTTCCTCAGCGACCACCCCGACCGACTGCGCGCCACCGTGCGAGCGATCGCCGCCTCCGGCGCCACCTCGGTGACCCCGCTGGTACTGCACCTGCGGCCCGGCGCCCGCGAGTGGTACACGGCCTGGCTGCAACGCCACCATCCCCATCTCGTACGGCGTTACGAGCTGCTGTACGCGGAGGGCGCCTACGCGCCCAAGTGGTACCAGCGGCAGATCACCCGTCAGGTCCACGAGCTGGCCCAGGAGTACGGCATGGGCCCCCGGCGCGCGGAGCTGCCGCGGCGGACACCGGCACGCGAGCCGGTCGCGCCGGAGCCGGTCCCGGACACGGCGCCGACGCAGCTGACGCTGCTCTGA
- a CDS encoding M20/M25/M40 family metallo-hydrolase, producing the protein MAEQTAPVDQRALDEVVRFTSDLIRVDTTNRGGGDCRERPAAEYAAALLAETGLEPTLLERTAGRTNVVARIEGTDPSADALLVHGHLDVVPAQAADWTVHPFSGEIRDGVVWGRGAVDMKNMDAMILAVVRQWARTGVRPRRDLVIAFTADEEASAEDGSGFLADRHAGLFEGCTEGISESGAFTFHDGGGRQIYPIAAGERGTGWLRLTARGRAGHGSKVNRANAVTRLAAAVARIGAHEWPLRLTPTVRAALTELAALYGVEADLDDPGGVDRLLDKLGTAAALVEATVRNSANPTMLDAGYKINVIPGEAVAHVDGRYLPGGEDEFRETLDRLTGPDVEWVYEHREVALQSPVDSATYARMRAAVEEFAPEGHVVPYCMPGGTDAKQFSRLGITGYGFSPLKLPEGFDYAALFHGVDERVPVEALHFGVRVLDRFLRTA; encoded by the coding sequence ATGGCTGAGCAGACGGCACCCGTGGACCAACGGGCGCTCGACGAGGTCGTCCGGTTCACCTCCGACCTCATCCGCGTCGACACCACCAACCGCGGCGGCGGGGACTGCCGTGAGCGCCCGGCCGCCGAGTACGCCGCCGCGCTGCTGGCCGAGACGGGCCTGGAGCCCACGCTGCTGGAGCGGACCGCGGGCCGGACCAACGTGGTGGCGCGGATCGAGGGCACCGACCCCTCGGCGGACGCCCTGCTCGTCCACGGTCATCTGGACGTCGTGCCCGCCCAGGCCGCCGACTGGACCGTGCACCCCTTCTCCGGGGAGATCCGCGACGGCGTGGTCTGGGGCCGGGGCGCGGTCGACATGAAGAACATGGACGCGATGATCCTCGCCGTCGTACGGCAGTGGGCACGCACCGGCGTACGCCCCCGCCGGGACCTCGTGATCGCGTTCACCGCCGACGAGGAGGCGAGCGCCGAGGACGGCTCCGGGTTCCTCGCCGACCGGCACGCCGGTCTCTTCGAGGGCTGCACCGAGGGCATCAGCGAATCGGGGGCCTTCACCTTCCACGACGGCGGCGGTCGGCAGATCTATCCGATCGCCGCGGGCGAGCGCGGCACCGGCTGGCTGAGGCTCACCGCGCGCGGCCGGGCCGGACACGGCTCCAAGGTGAACCGGGCCAACGCGGTGACCCGGCTGGCGGCGGCCGTCGCCCGGATCGGCGCGCACGAGTGGCCCCTGCGACTCACCCCGACCGTCCGCGCGGCCCTCACCGAACTCGCCGCGCTGTACGGCGTCGAGGCCGACCTCGACGACCCTGGCGGCGTCGACCGGCTGCTCGACAAGCTCGGCACGGCCGCGGCCCTGGTCGAGGCGACCGTCCGCAACAGCGCCAACCCGACCATGCTGGACGCCGGTTACAAGATCAACGTGATCCCGGGGGAGGCCGTCGCCCACGTGGACGGACGGTATCTGCCCGGCGGCGAGGACGAGTTCCGGGAGACCCTCGACCGGCTCACCGGACCCGATGTGGAGTGGGTGTACGAGCACCGGGAGGTGGCACTGCAGTCGCCGGTGGACTCGGCGACGTACGCGCGGATGCGGGCCGCCGTCGAGGAGTTCGCGCCCGAGGGGCACGTGGTGCCGTACTGCATGCCGGGCGGCACGGACGCCAAACAGTTCTCGCGGCTCGGCATCACCGGCTACGGCTTCTCGCCGCTGAAGCTCCCCGAGGGCTTCGACTACGCGGCGCTGTTCCACGGTGTCGACGAGCGTGTCCCGGTGGAGGCGCTCCACTTCGGCGTCCGCGTGCTCGACCGTTTCCTGCGCACGGCCTGA
- a CDS encoding M55 family metallopeptidase, giving the protein MKILISADMEGATGVTWPADVLPGTPQWERCRSMFTSDVNAAVLGFLDGGADEVLINEAHWTMRNLLLEELDERAQMLTGRHKALSMVEGVQHGDVDGIAFVGYHAGAGMEGVLAHTYLANSITGVWVNDERASEGLLNSHVVAEYGVPVVLVTGDDVACEDALGYAPEALKVAVKDHVSRYAAVCRTPARTAADIRAAAKEAAALAVRHAPVRGGPFTVALEFDAEHLAMAATVVPGVARTGERKVAYTSPTMYEGIRTFKAVTTIVSAAVEETYG; this is encoded by the coding sequence ATGAAGATCCTCATCAGCGCCGACATGGAGGGCGCCACCGGTGTCACCTGGCCGGCCGACGTGCTGCCGGGGACACCGCAGTGGGAGCGGTGCCGTTCGATGTTCACCTCGGACGTGAACGCCGCCGTGCTCGGCTTTCTCGACGGCGGGGCCGACGAGGTGCTGATCAACGAGGCGCACTGGACGATGCGCAATCTCCTGCTGGAGGAGCTGGACGAGCGCGCGCAGATGCTCACCGGCCGGCACAAGGCGCTGTCCATGGTGGAGGGCGTGCAGCACGGCGACGTGGACGGCATCGCGTTCGTCGGCTACCACGCGGGCGCCGGGATGGAGGGCGTCCTCGCCCACACCTACCTGGCGAACTCCATCACCGGGGTGTGGGTGAACGACGAGCGGGCCAGTGAGGGGCTGCTCAACTCGCATGTGGTGGCCGAGTACGGGGTACCGGTGGTGCTGGTGACCGGCGACGACGTGGCGTGCGAGGACGCCCTGGGCTATGCGCCCGAGGCGCTCAAAGTGGCGGTCAAGGACCATGTGTCGCGGTACGCGGCGGTGTGCCGGACCCCCGCGAGGACGGCCGCCGACATCCGCGCGGCGGCGAAGGAGGCCGCTGCGCTCGCGGTACGGCACGCACCGGTCAGGGGCGGCCCGTTCACCGTGGCGCTGGAGTTCGACGCCGAGCACCTGGCGATGGCCGCGACCGTGGTGCCCGGGGTGGCCCGTACCGGTGAACGCAAGGTCGCGTACACCAGCCCGACCATGTACGAGGGAATCCGCACCTTCAAGGCGGTCACCACGATCGTCTCGGCCGCGGTGGAGGAGACATATGGCTGA
- a CDS encoding MFS transporter: protein MGATTLVKDEPTTTPAPPPPADGPPRLGPHRALLVFSALLLVLLLAALEQMVVATALPEIVGELHGADRLSWPITAYLLTATVTLPVYGRLGELHGRKGVLQFALTVFVTGSALAGLSRNMDQLIAFRALQGVGAGGLMIGVQAIMADILPTRNRGRYLGLVGAAFGLASVAGPLLGGLLTDHLTWRWCFHLNVPAGLLALAVVTFALRLPRSTTDGRLDVLGTLLLATASTCAVLLASWGGTTYAWTSRPVLGLATGAVVATALFLVAERFATQPLVPLRLFKDPVFVVTGLVGIVIGIALFCTASYLPTQLRMTGGISATESGLLMLPMMAGIVGASVISGRLIGGTGHYRTYPVLGSALTALGVWLLARLETDTPRLQFGVWTAVLGAGIGMAMPVLILAVQNSVRPADVGPATAAGNYLRQIGGSVGTAAFGALLAARLTDRLPQRADAVLPDPGSLTPDLVHTLPHPLRDAYVQAYAEAMPRIFLYLTPVLVLGLLIACFLKERTPVPLDEVPADPTPEPAPSAMPSVQIPQARSPHVPGVPVRGTVQHPDGTVVSRAALTLIDAGGRQTGRGGSGDDGRYALSTPGPGAYVLIAAAGGHQPQAVSVTVGDRPVEVDIVLGGAGRLAGTVRTPDGRAVSDATVTLTDVHGEVVVTTRSGEEGEYLISELVAGEYTLAAGAHSYRPAALPVTVRAARETRQDIELAGGAVLRGTVRAGGGRPVEDARVTLLDAAGNVVDTITTGIDGTFRFVDLSAGEYTVIATGYPPVATVLQVPSGSRTEQDLQLGYAE, encoded by the coding sequence ATGGGCGCGACCACACTGGTGAAGGACGAGCCGACCACCACACCCGCCCCGCCGCCACCGGCGGACGGACCTCCCCGACTCGGTCCGCACCGGGCCCTGTTGGTCTTCTCCGCGCTCCTGCTCGTCCTGCTCCTCGCCGCGCTGGAGCAGATGGTCGTCGCCACCGCGCTTCCCGAGATCGTCGGTGAGCTGCACGGCGCGGACCGCCTGTCCTGGCCGATCACGGCCTATCTGCTCACCGCCACCGTCACCCTTCCCGTCTACGGCAGACTCGGCGAACTCCACGGCCGCAAGGGCGTCCTGCAGTTCGCCCTCACGGTCTTCGTGACCGGCTCCGCGCTCGCCGGGCTCTCCCGGAACATGGACCAGCTCATCGCGTTCCGCGCGCTCCAGGGCGTCGGTGCGGGCGGCCTCATGATCGGTGTTCAGGCGATCATGGCCGACATCCTGCCGACCAGGAACCGGGGCCGCTATCTGGGTCTGGTCGGCGCCGCGTTCGGCCTCGCCTCCGTCGCGGGACCGCTCCTGGGCGGCCTGCTCACGGACCACCTCACCTGGCGGTGGTGCTTCCACCTCAACGTGCCCGCCGGGCTTCTCGCGCTGGCCGTCGTCACCTTCGCGCTGCGGCTGCCGAGGTCCACGACCGACGGGCGCCTCGACGTCCTGGGGACCCTGCTGCTCGCCACCGCCTCGACCTGCGCGGTTCTGCTGGCGAGTTGGGGCGGCACCACGTACGCCTGGACGTCGCGGCCCGTCCTCGGCCTCGCCACCGGCGCGGTCGTCGCGACCGCCCTCTTCCTCGTCGCCGAGCGGTTCGCGACCCAACCCCTCGTCCCGCTGCGGCTGTTCAAGGACCCCGTCTTCGTCGTCACCGGCCTGGTCGGGATCGTCATCGGCATCGCCCTCTTCTGCACGGCGAGTTACCTGCCGACCCAGTTGCGGATGACCGGGGGGATCTCCGCCACCGAGTCCGGGCTGCTCATGCTGCCGATGATGGCCGGCATCGTCGGCGCGTCCGTGATCTCCGGCCGGCTCATCGGCGGCACCGGGCACTACCGGACGTACCCGGTCCTCGGCAGCGCCCTGACCGCGCTCGGCGTGTGGCTGCTGGCCCGGTTGGAGACGGACACGCCCCGGCTCCAGTTCGGCGTCTGGACCGCTGTCCTCGGCGCCGGCATCGGCATGGCGATGCCGGTCCTGATCCTCGCCGTGCAGAACTCCGTGCGCCCCGCCGACGTCGGGCCCGCCACCGCGGCCGGCAACTACCTCCGGCAGATCGGCGGCAGCGTGGGCACGGCCGCCTTCGGCGCGCTCCTGGCGGCCCGGCTGACCGACCGCCTCCCGCAGCGCGCCGACGCCGTCCTCCCCGACCCCGGATCCCTCACCCCGGACCTCGTCCACACCCTGCCGCACCCGCTGCGCGACGCCTACGTCCAGGCCTACGCGGAGGCCATGCCGAGGATCTTCCTGTACCTCACGCCGGTGCTCGTCCTCGGGCTCCTCATCGCCTGCTTCCTCAAGGAGAGGACACCGGTGCCCCTCGACGAGGTTCCCGCCGACCCCACGCCCGAGCCCGCGCCCTCGGCCATGCCCTCCGTCCAGATCCCGCAGGCGCGTTCGCCGCACGTCCCCGGCGTCCCCGTCCGCGGCACGGTCCAGCACCCCGACGGCACCGTCGTGTCCCGGGCGGCGCTCACCCTCATCGACGCCGGCGGCCGGCAGACCGGGCGCGGCGGCAGCGGCGACGACGGGCGGTACGCGCTGTCCACGCCCGGGCCGGGGGCGTACGTGCTGATCGCCGCCGCCGGCGGCCACCAGCCGCAGGCCGTGAGCGTCACCGTCGGGGACCGGCCCGTCGAGGTCGACATCGTGCTCGGCGGCGCGGGACGCCTGGCCGGGACGGTACGGACACCGGACGGCCGGGCGGTGAGCGACGCGACCGTCACGCTCACCGACGTGCACGGCGAGGTCGTCGTGACCACCCGCAGCGGGGAGGAGGGCGAGTACCTGATCAGCGAACTGGTCGCAGGGGAGTACACCCTCGCCGCCGGCGCCCACTCCTACCGGCCGGCCGCGCTGCCCGTCACCGTGCGGGCCGCCCGCGAGACGCGCCAGGACATCGAGCTCGCCGGGGGCGCCGTCCTGCGGGGCACGGTCCGCGCCGGGGGCGGCCGACCGGTGGAGGACGCGCGCGTGACACTCCTCGACGCCGCCGGGAACGTCGTCGACACGATCACCACCGGCATCGACGGGACCTTCCGGTTCGTCGACCTCTCCGCCGGCGAGTACACGGTCATCGCCACCGGGTATCCGCCCGTCGCGACGGTGCTCCAGGTCCCGTCCGGCTCCAGGACGGAACAGGACCTCCAACTGGGGTACGCGGAGTGA
- a CDS encoding ATP-binding SpoIIE family protein phosphatase: MNRGTDTGATTGPGAGDETPEHAAAGRVPLAVVLVDRAGLVSHWSSGARRLFGTTKDDAVGHPALDLLPVSGALPDEDDPPPHAAYGAYDALGHDLETSLDGQLSYPAAGRARLTVPGRERIDVLWWAYPLVGPGRERLLVLAADAGTLRRDDGADVAVERIAPGFALHTDFPGAEELARRLPEILPSMSVGEGARIVAQVLELGYPVLEFSQNDRVPVTPDWGVPRRAERQARRERAARAVAEGLPVPQDAPDEGEDLEHAAVRERLEFLNEVSGRIGTSLDLSRTIVEVSRAVVPRFTDVAGTYLREQVVAGEGFPDGVPDTTTMWHRVAVEHTDEPGRWDDVVPVGEAMPFPAHTPFFQCMTTGEPVLVPRISEQMGHAIAAQFEKRDIRPLITGRSMLVVPLKARNVVLGFMILLRHPEREVFDDMDRVTGAELAARAGLVLDNARMYTYQENVAETLQDSMLPQIEAHMAGCDIATRYLPGTLLGRVGGDWFDSVKLPGARTALVVGDVMGHGLNSAAMMGQLRTAVQTMAALDLPPAQLLRNLDDLAQRLGEHYLATCLYAVYDPIAGELHLANAGHIPPVLVRAVDGRSELLDLPTGAPIGVGGVAFEAVRVRVEPGDRLVMCTDGLVEMRGEDIGVGLATLCESAAHPAASMDDACDTIIRALNTRGGRKDDVALLMARLNGIEPEDVAEWRLARDPIEVARARAAVREQLCVWGLDTLTDTTELLVGELVTNAVRHARGSRVELRLVRGDTLLCEVYDDDPTLPNLLSAAPTDESGRGLRVLTTLAREWGTSRTGVGKTVWFELTLPRRR; this comes from the coding sequence ATGAACCGTGGCACCGACACGGGCGCGACTACCGGCCCCGGAGCCGGTGACGAGACGCCGGAGCACGCCGCGGCCGGCCGCGTTCCCCTGGCCGTGGTCCTCGTCGACCGCGCCGGGCTCGTGTCGCACTGGAGCTCCGGCGCACGCCGCCTCTTCGGCACGACCAAGGACGACGCGGTCGGCCACCCCGCCCTGGACCTGCTGCCCGTCTCCGGCGCCCTCCCGGACGAGGACGACCCCCCGCCGCACGCGGCCTACGGCGCGTACGACGCCCTCGGCCACGACCTGGAGACCTCGCTCGACGGACAGCTGTCCTACCCGGCGGCCGGCCGCGCCCGGCTCACCGTGCCCGGCCGCGAACGGATCGACGTGCTGTGGTGGGCGTACCCCCTGGTCGGCCCCGGCAGGGAACGGCTCCTGGTGCTGGCCGCCGACGCCGGGACACTGCGGCGGGACGACGGGGCGGATGTCGCCGTCGAACGCATCGCCCCCGGCTTCGCCCTGCACACCGACTTCCCCGGCGCCGAGGAACTCGCCCGCAGGCTCCCCGAGATCCTGCCCAGCATGAGCGTCGGCGAGGGTGCCCGCATCGTCGCCCAGGTCCTCGAACTGGGCTATCCGGTCCTGGAGTTCAGCCAGAACGACCGGGTGCCCGTGACCCCCGACTGGGGCGTGCCCCGGCGTGCGGAGCGACAGGCCCGCCGTGAACGGGCCGCGCGCGCCGTCGCGGAGGGGCTGCCGGTACCGCAGGACGCGCCGGACGAGGGCGAGGACCTCGAACACGCAGCAGTACGCGAGCGCCTGGAGTTCCTCAACGAGGTCAGCGGGCGCATCGGCACCTCCCTCGACCTCTCCCGGACCATCGTCGAGGTCAGCAGGGCGGTCGTGCCCCGCTTCACCGACGTCGCCGGCACGTACCTGCGCGAACAGGTCGTCGCCGGTGAGGGGTTCCCGGACGGGGTGCCCGACACGACGACCATGTGGCACCGGGTGGCCGTGGAGCACACGGACGAGCCGGGCCGCTGGGACGACGTCGTACCCGTCGGCGAGGCCATGCCGTTCCCGGCGCACACCCCGTTCTTCCAGTGCATGACCACCGGCGAGCCCGTCCTCGTGCCGCGCATCAGCGAGCAGATGGGACACGCGATCGCCGCGCAGTTCGAGAAGCGCGACATCCGGCCGCTGATCACGGGCCGCTCCATGCTGGTCGTGCCCCTGAAGGCCCGTAACGTCGTGCTCGGCTTCATGATCCTGCTGCGCCACCCGGAGCGCGAGGTCTTCGACGACATGGACCGCGTCACCGGCGCCGAACTCGCCGCCCGGGCGGGCCTCGTCCTCGACAACGCCCGCATGTACACCTACCAGGAGAACGTCGCCGAGACGCTCCAGGACAGCATGCTCCCGCAGATCGAGGCCCACATGGCGGGCTGCGACATCGCCACCCGCTATCTGCCGGGCACCCTGCTCGGGCGGGTCGGCGGCGACTGGTTCGACTCGGTGAAGCTGCCGGGCGCCCGCACCGCCCTGGTCGTCGGCGACGTCATGGGGCACGGTCTCAACTCCGCCGCGATGATGGGACAGTTGCGCACGGCCGTGCAGACGATGGCCGCCCTCGACCTGCCGCCCGCACAGCTCCTGCGCAACCTCGACGACCTCGCCCAGCGGCTCGGCGAGCACTATCTCGCGACCTGCCTCTACGCCGTCTACGACCCCATCGCCGGCGAACTCCACCTCGCCAACGCCGGGCACATCCCGCCGGTGCTGGTCCGCGCGGTGGACGGCCGCAGTGAACTCCTCGACCTGCCCACGGGCGCGCCGATCGGGGTCGGCGGAGTGGCGTTCGAGGCGGTACGCGTGCGCGTGGAGCCGGGCGACCGGCTCGTGATGTGCACCGACGGCCTGGTCGAGATGCGCGGCGAGGACATCGGAGTGGGCCTCGCGACGCTCTGCGAGTCCGCCGCCCACCCGGCCGCCTCCATGGACGACGCCTGCGACACCATCATCCGCGCCCTCAACACACGCGGCGGCCGCAAGGACGACGTGGCCCTGCTGATGGCCCGGCTCAATGGCATCGAGCCCGAGGACGTCGCCGAGTGGCGTCTCGCCCGCGACCCGATCGAGGTGGCGCGCGCCCGCGCCGCCGTCCGCGAACAGCTCTGCGTCTGGGGTCTCGACACCCTCACGGACACCACCGAGCTCCTGGTCGGCGAACTCGTCACCAACGCCGTACGGCACGCGCGCGGGAGCCGCGTCGAACTGCGTCTGGTCCGTGGCGACACCCTGCTGTGCGAGGTCTACGACGACGACCCCACCCTGCCGAACCTGCTCAGCGCGGCGCCGACGGACGAGTCCGGCCGTGGACTGCGCGTCCTGACCACCCTGGCCCGCGAGTGGGGGACCAGCCGGACGGGCGTGGGCAAGACCGTGTGGTTCGAACTGACCCTGCCGCGGCGGCGCTGA